In the Telopea speciosissima isolate NSW1024214 ecotype Mountain lineage chromosome 2, Tspe_v1, whole genome shotgun sequence genome, one interval contains:
- the LOC122650240 gene encoding putative receptor-like protein kinase At4g00960 codes for MKPNKPSSFLQNLKWPFKSHSGKESPEGEDLEKLAAQEQKQFSLETLIAATRDFHSDNKLGEGGFGPVYKGKLVDGRDIAVKRLSHSSNQGKKEFANEAKLLAKVQHRNVVNLLGYCAHEPEKLLVYEYVANESLDKLLFHAGRREELDWKRRYDVIAGVARGLLYLHEDSHSVIIHRDIKASNILLDDKWVPKIADFGMARLYPEDATHINTRVAGTNGYMAPEYLMHGQLSVKADVYSYGVVVLELISGQKNSTFNRDPDCQNLLDWVWKHYKKGRSLDIMHPMLASTAVPEQVTMCIQIGLLCTQGDPKLRPSMRRVVVMLSKRPGTTLEEPSRPGYPGSRYRRSHRPHATSSSAADGSSGGGGSSEDFSNTFSSTSSIRTATTSTPTREPSRLDNPGSRHRRTHRPHAASSSAAGSSNGVGSSRDFSSDTFRTTSTTKTDTTSPTSPKLHSYGKRPMQQE; via the exons ATGAAACCGAATAAACCATCCAGTTTCTTGCAGAATCTCAAGTGGCCTTTCAAATCCCACTCTGGTAAAG AGTCACCGGAAGGAGAAGATTTGGAGAAGCTCGCAGCACAGGAGCAGAAGCAATTCTCtctagaaaccctaattgcaGCAACCAGAGATTTTCACTCCGACAATAAGCTCGGGGAGGGTGGATTCGGTCCTGTGTATAAG GGTAAATTGGTGGATGGAAGAGATATTGCAGTGAAGAGGCTATCGCACAGCTCAAATCAAGGGAAGAAGGAGTTCGCGAACGAGGCTAAGCTACTGGCAAAGGTGCAGCATAGGAACGTCGTGAACCTGTTGGGTTATTGTGCCCACGAACCAGAGAAGCTTCTGGTCTACGAATACGTCGCCAATGAGAGCTTGGACAAACTTCTCTTCC ATGCAGGGAGGAGGGAAGAATTGGATTGGAAGAGAAGGTACGACGTGATAGCAGGTGTGGCACGTGGATTGCTATATCTGCATGAAGACTCGCACAGCGTCATAATACACAGGGACATCAAGGCCAGTAATATTCTTCTGGACGACAAGTGGGTCCCAAAGATTGCGGACTTCGGTATGGCCCGCCTCTACCCTGAGGATGCGACCCACATTAACACTCGTGTCGCAGGCACCAA TGGTTATATGGCACCGGAGTACTTGATGCACGGACAGTTGTCGGTAAAGGCCGATGTGTACAGCTATGGTGTGGTGGTTTTAGAACTGATCAGTGGCCAGAAGAACTCCACCTTCAACCGCGATCCTGATTGTCAGAACCTACTCGATTGG GTATGGAAGCATTACAAGAAAGGTCGTAGTTTGGACATCATGCACCCAATGTTAGCATCAACTGCTGTGCCCGAACAAGTCACAATGTGCATACAAATTGGATTACTATGCACACAAGGTGACCCTAAGTTACGACCATCGATGCGTcgagtggtggtgatgctatcaAAGAGACCCGGCACTACTCTTGAAGAGCCGAGCAGACCGGGCTATCCTGGTTCTAGATATAGAAGATCTCATAGACCCCACGCCACCTCTTCATCGGCGGCGGACGGTTCTTCCGGTGGTGGTGGTTCTTCCGAAGATTTTTCCAATACATTTTCATCAACGTCATCCATCAGAACAGCCACCACGTCTACTCCTACACGGGAGCCGAGCAGACTGGACAATCCGGGTTCTAGACATAGAAGAACTCACAGACCGCACGCTGCCTCTTCATCGGCGGCCGGTTCTTCCAATGGTGTTGGTTCATCCAGAGATTTCTCCTCCGACACATTTCGAACGACATCAACCACGAAAACAGACACCACATCTCCTACCAGCCCGAAATTACATTCTTACGGGAAGCGTCCCATGCAGCAAGAGTAG